A single genomic interval of Ramlibacter sp. harbors:
- a CDS encoding mechanosensitive ion channel — translation MEFLASTPWLGTGLAAGVAALAALIAHRVAGLVLLRASRSAPLVHAIVTRCQRAARFVLPVIALQLVWQAAPDELRFIASVRHFNGLLLIAGFTWLAISAIGGLAQGVIDEHPFNVADNLQARRIHTQARVLARTGMFIALLAGVALMLMTFPGARQVGASLLASAGVVGIVAGIAARPVFSNLIAGLQIALAQPIRIDDVLIVQGEWGKVEEITGTYVVLHIWDDRRLIIPLQWFIENPFQNWTRSSSQLLGSVFFHVDFGMPLAPLRAELERVVQDMPEWDRRVVLLQVTDTTERTMQLRVLVTAPSAGAAFDLRCKVREALIDFMQREYPQHLPRLRLMERDAPPGAARPEEVPAPHRPTP, via the coding sequence ATGGAATTCTTGGCATCCACACCCTGGCTCGGCACGGGCCTGGCGGCCGGCGTGGCCGCGCTGGCGGCGCTGATCGCCCACCGGGTGGCCGGCCTCGTGCTGCTGCGCGCCTCGCGGTCGGCGCCCCTGGTGCACGCCATCGTCACGCGCTGCCAGCGCGCCGCGCGTTTCGTGCTGCCGGTGATCGCGCTGCAGCTGGTCTGGCAGGCCGCGCCCGATGAGCTGCGCTTCATTGCGAGCGTGCGCCATTTCAATGGCCTGCTGCTGATCGCCGGCTTCACCTGGCTGGCCATCAGCGCCATCGGCGGGCTGGCCCAGGGCGTGATCGACGAGCACCCCTTCAACGTGGCCGACAACCTGCAGGCCCGCCGCATCCACACCCAGGCCCGCGTGCTCGCGCGCACCGGCATGTTCATTGCGCTGCTGGCCGGCGTGGCGCTGATGCTCATGACCTTCCCCGGCGCGCGCCAGGTGGGCGCCAGCCTGCTGGCCTCGGCCGGCGTGGTGGGCATCGTCGCGGGCATCGCGGCGCGGCCGGTGTTCAGCAACCTGATCGCAGGCCTGCAGATCGCCCTGGCGCAGCCGATCCGCATTGATGACGTGCTGATCGTGCAAGGCGAATGGGGCAAGGTCGAGGAGATCACCGGCACCTACGTGGTGCTGCACATCTGGGACGACCGCCGCCTCATCATCCCGCTGCAGTGGTTCATCGAGAACCCGTTCCAGAACTGGACGCGCAGCAGTTCGCAGCTGCTGGGCTCGGTGTTCTTCCACGTGGACTTTGGCATGCCGCTGGCGCCGCTGCGCGCCGAGCTCGAGCGCGTGGTCCAGGACATGCCCGAGTGGGACCGCCGGGTGGTGCTGCTGCAGGTGACCGACACCACCGAGCGCACCATGCAGCTGCGCGTGCTGGTGACCGCGCCGTCGGCCGGCGCCGCGTTCGACCTGCGCTGCAAGGTGCGCGAGGCGCTGATCGACTTCATGCAGCGCGAATACCCGCAGCACCTGCCGCGGCTGCGCCTGATGGAGCGCGACGCGCCACCCGGTGCCGCGCGGCCCGAAGAGGTGCCCGCGCCGCACCGACCCACCCCCTA
- a CDS encoding inositol monophosphatase, translated as MSSANLHPMLNVAIKAARAAGAIINRAALDVEAVRISQKQVNDFVTEVDHASEAAIIETLLTAYPDHGILAEESGTQHGAQNAESVWIIDPLDGTTNFIHGFPVYCVSIALSVRGKIEQAVIYDPTRNDLFTATKGRGAYMNERRIRVSKRTELKQCLISTGFPFRPGDNFQNYLAMMADVMQRTAGLRRPGAAALDLAYVAAGFTDGFFETGLSPWDAAAGSLLVTEAGGLIGNFTGESEFLDQKECVAANPRVYGQLVPLLHKYSKFASAGEKAQVRQARKPLGMPDAAPAEGDAPL; from the coding sequence ATGTCGTCCGCCAACCTGCACCCCATGCTCAATGTGGCCATCAAGGCCGCACGCGCCGCCGGCGCCATCATCAACCGCGCCGCGCTGGACGTCGAAGCCGTGCGCATCTCGCAAAAGCAGGTCAATGATTTCGTCACCGAAGTCGACCATGCCAGCGAAGCCGCCATCATCGAAACCCTGCTCACCGCCTACCCCGACCACGGCATCCTGGCCGAGGAGTCCGGCACCCAGCACGGCGCGCAGAACGCCGAATCGGTCTGGATCATCGACCCGCTGGACGGCACCACCAACTTCATTCACGGCTTTCCGGTCTACTGCGTGAGCATTGCGCTGTCGGTGCGGGGCAAGATCGAGCAGGCCGTGATCTATGACCCCACGCGCAACGACCTGTTCACGGCCACCAAGGGCCGCGGCGCCTACATGAACGAGCGCCGCATCCGCGTGAGCAAGCGCACCGAGCTCAAGCAGTGCCTGATCTCCACCGGCTTCCCGTTCCGACCGGGCGACAACTTCCAGAACTACCTGGCCATGATGGCCGACGTGATGCAGCGCACCGCCGGCCTGCGCCGCCCCGGGGCCGCCGCGCTCGACCTGGCCTATGTGGCCGCGGGCTTCACCGATGGCTTCTTTGAAACCGGCCTGTCCCCCTGGGACGCCGCCGCGGGCTCGCTGCTGGTCACCGAGGCCGGCGGCCTGATCGGCAACTTCACGGGCGAGTCGGAGTTTCTGGACCAGAAGGAGTGCGTGGCAGCCAACCCGCGGGTCTATGGCCAACTGGTGCCGCTGCTGCACAAGTACAGCAAGTTCGCCAGTGCCGGCGAAAAGGCCCAGGTGCGCCAGGCCCGCAAGCCGCTGGGCATGCCTGACGCGGCCCCGGCCGAAGGCGACGCACCGCTGTAA
- a CDS encoding DUF1330 domain-containing protein encodes MPKGYWIVRVSVRNAQGYPAYLAAAKPAFEKFGAKFIVRGGHYECMEGDARERNVVVEFADFATAQACYQSPEYTAARLIRLQHADADFIIIQGA; translated from the coding sequence ATGCCCAAGGGTTACTGGATCGTCCGGGTATCGGTGCGCAACGCGCAGGGATATCCCGCCTACCTCGCCGCGGCCAAGCCGGCCTTCGAGAAGTTCGGTGCGAAGTTCATCGTGCGCGGTGGTCACTACGAGTGCATGGAAGGCGACGCGCGCGAACGCAACGTCGTAGTCGAATTTGCCGACTTCGCGACCGCCCAGGCCTGCTACCAGAGCCCGGAATACACCGCCGCCAGGCTCATCCGCCTGCAGCACGCGGACGCTGACTTCATCATCATTCAGGGGGCCTGA
- a CDS encoding LysR family transcriptional regulator yields the protein MELADLQIFLAVVEEGGVTRAAVRLHRVQSNITTRIRLLEDKLGVALFIRQGRRLYLSPPGQVLLDYARRLLALADEAREAVRDNQPRGPFVLGAMESTAAVRLPAPLSEFVRLYPKVQLALKTGNPQQLAAAVLAGRLDAALVTGPVAPELFEKVTVFSESLVIVGPAGQPPLARAGAALPASIVSFEQGCPHRARLEAWYARRGGMPARPVEITSYHAMLGCVAAGMGIALVPRAVLDTFPGRSSLSEHALPRGLDRMAIDLVWRRGAQSPKVAGLLALLKPVR from the coding sequence ATGGAACTGGCTGACCTGCAGATTTTTCTGGCCGTGGTGGAGGAAGGTGGCGTGACACGTGCCGCTGTCCGGCTGCACCGCGTGCAGTCCAACATCACCACCCGCATCCGCCTGCTCGAAGACAAGCTGGGCGTGGCCCTGTTCATCCGCCAGGGCAGGCGCCTGTACCTGTCGCCGCCGGGCCAGGTGCTGCTGGACTACGCGCGGCGGCTGCTGGCACTGGCCGACGAGGCGCGAGAGGCGGTGCGCGACAACCAGCCGCGCGGCCCCTTTGTGCTGGGGGCCATGGAAAGCACGGCCGCCGTGCGCCTGCCGGCGCCGCTGAGCGAGTTTGTGCGGCTGTACCCCAAGGTCCAGCTCGCGCTCAAGACCGGTAACCCGCAGCAGCTGGCCGCCGCCGTGCTGGCCGGCCGGCTGGACGCGGCGCTGGTGACCGGCCCGGTCGCGCCAGAGCTGTTCGAGAAAGTCACGGTGTTCAGCGAAAGTCTGGTCATCGTCGGGCCGGCGGGCCAGCCGCCGTTGGCCCGGGCCGGGGCAGCGTTGCCCGCTTCGATCGTGTCCTTCGAGCAGGGCTGCCCCCACCGGGCGCGGCTGGAGGCCTGGTACGCGCGGCGTGGCGGCATGCCGGCCCGTCCGGTGGAGATCACCTCCTACCACGCCATGCTGGGCTGCGTGGCCGCCGGCATGGGCATTGCGCTGGTGCCACGCGCCGTGCTCGACACCTTCCCGGGGCGCAGCAGCCTGAGCGAGCATGCCTTGCCCCGCGGCCTGGACCGCATGGCCATCGACCTGGTCTGGCGCCGCGGCGCCCAGTCACCCAAGGTCGCGGGCCTGCTGGCGCTGCTCAAGCCGGTTCGCTGA
- a CDS encoding RNA methyltransferase — translation MQTRFILINTSHAGNVGAAARAMKVMGFDDLVLVAPRWANVLRREETIQRASGALDVLEKARIVATLDEALEGITHLCATAMTPRDFGPPTRAPREHFEQLAPQGQGVAFLFGSERFGMSNDDVYRCHVALSIPTNPGFGSLNLGAAIQVIAYEWRLALGGFGAPASPSTEAAQGGAAADAQAVAGLLAHWERSLVEIGFLDPAAPKKLMPRLNQLFNRAQVTPEEVHILRGVAKAMAEAAGGTRR, via the coding sequence ATGCAGACCCGATTCATCCTCATCAACACCAGCCACGCCGGCAATGTGGGCGCGGCGGCGCGGGCCATGAAGGTCATGGGCTTTGACGACCTGGTGCTGGTGGCGCCGCGCTGGGCCAATGTGCTGCGCCGGGAAGAGACTATCCAGCGCGCCAGCGGCGCGCTCGATGTGCTGGAGAAGGCGCGCATCGTGGCCACGCTGGACGAGGCGCTGGAGGGCATCACCCACCTGTGCGCCACGGCCATGACGCCGCGCGACTTTGGCCCGCCCACGCGCGCGCCGCGCGAACATTTCGAGCAGCTGGCGCCGCAGGGGCAGGGCGTGGCCTTCCTGTTCGGCTCGGAGCGCTTTGGCATGAGCAATGACGATGTCTACCGCTGCCACGTGGCGCTGAGCATCCCGACCAACCCCGGGTTTGGCTCGCTGAACCTGGGCGCGGCGATCCAGGTCATCGCCTACGAATGGCGCCTGGCGCTGGGCGGCTTTGGCGCGCCGGCCAGCCCCTCGACCGAGGCGGCGCAGGGCGGCGCCGCCGCCGATGCCCAGGCCGTGGCCGGGCTGCTGGCGCACTGGGAGCGTTCGCTGGTGGAGATCGGCTTCCTGGACCCGGCCGCGCCCAAGAAGCTGATGCCGCGCCTTAACCAGCTTTTCAACCGCGCGCAGGTGACCCCCGAGGAAGTCCACATCCTGCGTGGTGTCGCCAAGGCCATGGCCGAAGCGGCCGGCGGAACAAGGCGATAG
- the cysE gene encoding serine O-acetyltransferase — protein sequence MFARLRSDIQCILDRDPAARSTWEVVTCYPGLHAIWLHRPAHWCWHNGFKWLGRFISHIARWATGIEIHPGAKIGERVFFDHAMGVVVGETAEIGDGCTIYQGVTLGGTSLYKGEKRHPTLGRDVVVSAGAKVLGGFVVGDGAKIGSNAVVIKPVPAGATAVGIPARIIPSKAGESADVTPQQKKFSAYGITLEDDPLSQAMKGLIDSASGQEHQIALLWQAIEKLSAGAPQGDCVPAGAAREECFEAEKLNQLVGK from the coding sequence ATGTTTGCCCGCCTCCGCTCCGACATCCAGTGCATCCTCGACCGCGATCCTGCCGCGCGCAGCACGTGGGAGGTGGTCACGTGTTACCCCGGGCTGCACGCGATCTGGCTGCACCGCCCGGCGCACTGGTGCTGGCACAACGGCTTCAAGTGGCTGGGGCGGTTCATCTCGCACATCGCGCGCTGGGCCACGGGTATCGAGATCCACCCCGGCGCGAAGATCGGCGAGCGGGTGTTCTTCGACCATGCCATGGGCGTGGTGGTGGGCGAGACCGCCGAGATCGGCGATGGCTGCACCATCTACCAGGGCGTGACGCTGGGCGGCACCTCGCTCTACAAGGGCGAGAAGCGCCACCCCACGCTGGGCCGCGACGTGGTGGTGAGCGCGGGCGCCAAGGTGCTGGGCGGCTTTGTGGTGGGCGATGGCGCCAAGATCGGCAGCAACGCGGTGGTGATCAAGCCGGTGCCGGCGGGCGCCACGGCCGTGGGCATTCCGGCGCGCATCATTCCTTCAAAGGCCGGCGAAAGCGCCGACGTGACGCCGCAGCAGAAGAAGTTCAGCGCCTACGGCATCACGCTGGAGGACGACCCGCTGAGCCAGGCCATGAAGGGGCTGATCGACAGCGCGTCGGGCCAGGAGCACCAGATCGCGCTGCTGTGGCAGGCCATCGAAAAGCTGTCGGCCGGCGCGCCGCAGGGCGATTGCGTGCCTGCGGGCGCGGCGCGCGAGGAATGCTTCGAGGCCGAGAAGCTGAACCAGCTGGTTGGCAAGTAG